The proteins below come from a single Prolixibacter sp. NT017 genomic window:
- the rlmB gene encoding 23S rRNA (guanosine(2251)-2'-O)-methyltransferase RlmB yields MERKKNVVRHHRAPIDKSTYVFGTRAVIEAIKSGKEIEKILVRKGLSNELSRELFSLVREMDIPVQNVPVERIDRITRKNHQGVLAFLSPITYQKLENIIPGIYEKGEVPLLLVLDKISDVRNFGAIARSAEVAGAHAIVVPEKGAAQVNADALKTSAGALNMIPVCRVKSLRETIVFLQESGLRILAATEKGDKNYFETSMQEPTAILMGAEDKGIEPELLKLADEWVKIPQFGQIASLNVSVAASVLIFEAVRQRMQASS; encoded by the coding sequence ATGGAACGCAAAAAAAACGTGGTAAGACATCATCGTGCCCCAATCGATAAAAGCACTTACGTGTTTGGCACACGCGCTGTTATCGAAGCGATTAAATCAGGCAAAGAAATTGAGAAAATCCTGGTAAGAAAGGGACTCTCCAACGAGTTATCACGTGAGTTGTTCTCTCTGGTCCGGGAGATGGATATTCCGGTTCAGAACGTTCCGGTTGAACGGATTGATCGTATTACCCGGAAGAACCATCAGGGAGTTTTGGCATTCCTTTCGCCGATTACTTATCAGAAGCTCGAAAATATTATTCCCGGAATCTACGAAAAAGGCGAAGTTCCGCTGCTATTGGTACTCGATAAAATTTCAGATGTTCGGAATTTTGGAGCCATTGCTCGCTCGGCTGAGGTGGCCGGAGCTCATGCCATTGTTGTTCCTGAAAAAGGCGCGGCGCAGGTAAATGCCGATGCGCTGAAAACATCGGCCGGTGCTTTGAATATGATTCCGGTTTGCCGGGTGAAAAGTCTGCGTGAAACCATTGTGTTTCTTCAGGAAAGCGGTTTACGCATTCTGGCTGCGACCGAAAAGGGTGACAAAAATTATTTCGAAACTTCAATGCAGGAACCGACGGCCATTCTTATGGGAGCCGAGGACAAAGGCATTGAACCTGAATTATTGAAGCTTGCAGATGAGTGGGTGAAAATTCCGCAATTCGGGCAGATTGCTTCGCTGAACGTTTCGGTAGCGGCTTCGGTGTTAATTTTCGAAGCTGTTCGCCAGCGCATGCAGGCAAGTTCCTAA
- the rlmD gene encoding 23S rRNA (uracil(1939)-C(5))-methyltransferase RlmD produces MGRRRKPLPLYEKVTIADVGAEGKAIAKVDDVVIFTTHVVPGDVVDLQVFKKKRRFMEARVVNIHEYSDERTEAFCQHFGTCGGCKWQFLPYDKQLFYKEKQVTDQLRRIGHVELPEITPIKGSEKTTFYRNKLEFTFSNKRWLTQEEVDTEKTFENMNALGFHIPGMFDKVLDIEKCWLQTESSNAIRNEIRAYALQNDLSFFDIRNQEGFLRNLIIRTASTGELMVIVSFFHESEEKRVALLEHVKTKFPEITSLMYVINEKANDTITDQEIICYSGRDHIFEEMEGLRFKIGPKSFYQTNSEQAYELYKIARDYASLSGDEVVYDLYTGTGTIANFVAGKAKKVVGIEYVPEAIEDAKVNSELNDIQNTSFFAGDMKAILTPEFVEQNGQPDVIITDPPRAGMHDDVIKVILQAAPKKIVYVSCNPATQARDLNLLDDEYKVVKVQPVDMFPHTHHVENVVLLEKRESE; encoded by the coding sequence TTGGGCAGAAGAAGAAAGCCGTTACCGCTTTACGAAAAGGTAACCATTGCGGATGTAGGAGCTGAAGGAAAAGCAATTGCGAAAGTGGATGATGTGGTTATTTTTACCACGCATGTAGTTCCCGGCGACGTGGTCGATTTGCAGGTATTCAAAAAGAAGCGCCGTTTCATGGAAGCGCGGGTGGTCAATATTCACGAATATTCCGACGAACGCACCGAAGCTTTTTGCCAGCATTTTGGCACCTGTGGCGGCTGTAAATGGCAATTCTTACCATACGACAAACAACTTTTCTATAAAGAAAAACAAGTCACCGATCAGCTGAGGCGTATCGGACATGTTGAATTACCTGAAATTACACCCATCAAAGGCTCGGAAAAAACCACTTTCTACCGGAACAAGCTGGAATTTACCTTCTCGAACAAACGCTGGCTTACGCAGGAAGAAGTTGATACGGAAAAGACTTTTGAAAACATGAATGCGCTGGGATTTCATATTCCCGGAATGTTCGATAAAGTGCTGGACATTGAAAAATGCTGGCTTCAGACCGAATCTTCCAACGCCATCCGGAATGAAATCAGAGCTTATGCCTTGCAGAACGACCTCTCCTTTTTCGATATCCGAAACCAGGAAGGCTTTTTGCGTAATCTGATCATCCGCACAGCCAGTACCGGCGAGCTAATGGTCATTGTCTCCTTCTTCCACGAAAGTGAAGAAAAACGAGTTGCTTTGCTGGAACATGTAAAAACGAAGTTCCCGGAAATCACTTCGCTGATGTACGTGATTAACGAGAAAGCCAACGATACGATCACCGACCAGGAAATTATCTGCTATTCGGGACGTGATCACATTTTCGAAGAGATGGAAGGTTTACGGTTCAAAATCGGACCAAAATCGTTCTACCAAACCAATTCGGAGCAGGCATACGAACTGTACAAAATTGCCCGCGACTATGCTTCCCTTTCGGGAGACGAAGTAGTTTACGACCTGTACACCGGAACGGGAACCATAGCCAATTTCGTAGCAGGGAAAGCGAAGAAAGTAGTTGGAATCGAATATGTGCCGGAAGCCATAGAAGATGCAAAAGTGAATTCGGAACTGAACGACATTCAGAATACATCGTTTTTTGCGGGAGATATGAAAGCCATCTTAACGCCGGAATTTGTCGAGCAAAATGGACAGCCGGATGTTATCATCACCGACCCGCCACGCGCCGGCATGCACGACGATGTGATAAAAGTGATTCTTCAGGCAGCGCCGAAAAAAATTGTGTACGTGAGTTGCAACCCCGCCACACAGGCACGCGACCTGAACCTGCTCGATGACGAATATAAAGTGGTAAAAGTTCAGCCCGTCGATATGTTTCCTCATACACACCACGTGGAAAATGTGGTATTGCTCGAAAAACGGGAAAGCGAATGA
- a CDS encoding efflux RND transporter periplasmic adaptor subunit: MKKNNLFKILSFIAILATTISCSNSQKRGQAGMAGRVGEYKVMKVEPQSTTLYEEYPTNLQGIQTVEIRPKIAGYIQNILVDEGSFVKKGQVLFRINDNDIRATVRSAQAQVKMAEADIVAAKINLDKTKPLVEKGIVSKFDLESSESTLKAKEAQLAQAKANLANAQANLQYATITSPTDGFIGNFPYRVGSLVSSTISQPLTTISNTTEMYAYFSMNEKEFLTMVKGLKGQNMQEKLSHLPDVSLILADNSVYKEKGRIQTASGLVDPQTGAVNIRATFPNKEGILRSGGSGLVRIPQHVDSVIIVPQNATYELQGKHFIYTVGKDNKVHPTEIDVLVGNLKTNYVVTSGLKPGDEVVVEGIASLRNNMPIKPKLVTDSGSDNKQAQSSAEQVNK; this comes from the coding sequence ATGAAAAAAAATAACCTATTCAAAATTCTCAGTTTCATTGCGATACTGGCAACCACCATCTCATGCTCAAACTCACAAAAGAGAGGGCAAGCGGGAATGGCCGGTCGAGTCGGAGAATACAAGGTGATGAAAGTTGAACCGCAATCAACCACTCTTTACGAGGAATATCCCACTAATTTACAAGGAATTCAAACGGTTGAAATTCGCCCGAAAATCGCCGGATACATTCAGAACATCCTGGTAGATGAAGGCTCTTTTGTCAAAAAGGGACAAGTTCTTTTCCGTATCAACGACAACGACATCAGGGCAACCGTTCGCTCGGCACAGGCTCAGGTAAAAATGGCCGAAGCCGATATTGTTGCTGCGAAGATTAACCTGGATAAAACCAAACCATTGGTTGAAAAAGGCATCGTCAGCAAATTCGACCTGGAGTCATCCGAGTCGACATTAAAGGCAAAAGAGGCGCAATTGGCTCAGGCGAAAGCCAACCTGGCCAATGCACAGGCAAATCTTCAATATGCTACCATCACCAGTCCGACGGACGGATTTATCGGGAATTTCCCTTATCGTGTCGGAAGTTTGGTCAGCAGTACTATCAGCCAACCGCTCACCACTATCTCGAACACAACGGAGATGTATGCTTATTTCTCGATGAACGAGAAAGAGTTTCTCACGATGGTGAAAGGCTTGAAAGGGCAAAACATGCAGGAAAAATTGAGTCATCTGCCAGATGTTTCCCTGATTTTGGCTGACAATTCGGTATACAAAGAAAAGGGTCGGATACAAACAGCCAGTGGTTTGGTCGACCCGCAGACCGGTGCCGTGAACATCAGGGCGACATTTCCGAACAAGGAAGGAATTCTCCGCAGTGGCGGAAGCGGCTTGGTGCGCATCCCGCAGCATGTTGATTCGGTGATTATCGTTCCGCAAAATGCCACCTACGAACTGCAGGGCAAACATTTCATTTATACTGTAGGCAAGGATAACAAGGTGCATCCCACTGAAATTGATGTGCTGGTTGGTAACCTGAAAACCAATTATGTGGTCACCAGTGGATTGAAACCCGGTGATGAAGTTGTGGTCGAGGGAATTGCCTCATTGCGGAACAACATGCCCATTAAACCGAAATTAGTAACCGATAGCGGCTCCGACAACAAACAAGCTCAATCATCGGCCGAACAGGTTAATAAATAA
- a CDS encoding ATP-binding protein produces MRALVTKYDKYLTIAYDSSRVILPELLGKIDSVSKVTPDSVVSVMAHVAGQEAVKGNIYLADSLSELAGTYALQLNDSSLLAVVLNAKGKIMQIKGRRDSAFYYYSKSLHIAQLRHDSIAALPAMINLGNAMIDRHNSETGINYLKEALEIARKRKNKKYMAVLYNNLGKAFDIRGNYSMALQYYRAALDTLERMKSKEYYLEPLNNLANIYLYLGNDSLAMKYYQKVGKLADSLNYQSMQATALINIGNLYYENNENDKALKYTKAANALLGGQYESYLHSIIYLNLGLIHRNLGNAKVSYKEISKSIELARKFHIYDVLGEGCMEMARYYENHNQFHLAAKYANEAYQLAVNNNMLNLLPETSKLIADNYRAAGNTGKALKFYDLYSKYNAQYQDTINNKTTRNFAFLYELQKKETANKILMQRQQLDKQVLTNVRLKLEQQRILIFLSIITIISVLLISILLYYRSRLKSRLNNALISNNNEITEQNKLLEKENAFKNKLISIISHDIKSPMMSLYNILELLSVDELSEEEKRELIRDNIQLTDRALNMVEDLLSWTRQQLNTTTVHYTTINVYDLGNEIITFFQPDAREMNINLVNACSPETTVYSDYQMLKMVIRNLFSNALKFTPSGGYIEMGVSKTNGHVILYVTDTGVGIKPEDQYKIFSEEKYFTTNGVRGERGNGLGLKLCRNFVEKSGGKIWLESKAGKGSTFFIEIKRASNSPSVQK; encoded by the coding sequence TTGCGTGCGCTTGTTACGAAGTATGACAAGTATCTGACTATTGCTTACGACTCATCACGGGTGATTTTGCCCGAGCTATTGGGTAAAATTGACTCGGTGTCAAAAGTGACTCCAGACTCTGTGGTGTCGGTAATGGCGCATGTAGCAGGGCAGGAAGCTGTGAAAGGTAATATCTACCTGGCTGATAGTTTGTCAGAGCTGGCAGGAACTTATGCTTTGCAGCTGAATGATTCTTCCCTGCTGGCAGTGGTTCTGAATGCGAAAGGCAAGATCATGCAGATAAAAGGTCGCCGGGACTCTGCATTTTACTACTATAGTAAGTCATTGCATATCGCACAGTTACGGCATGATTCGATTGCTGCATTACCTGCTATGATTAATTTAGGAAATGCGATGATTGACCGGCATAATTCCGAGACTGGAATCAATTACCTTAAAGAGGCTCTGGAGATTGCCAGGAAGAGGAAAAATAAGAAATACATGGCGGTATTGTATAATAACCTCGGGAAGGCATTTGATATTCGGGGAAATTATTCGATGGCGCTGCAGTATTATCGTGCTGCTCTCGATACTCTCGAGAGAATGAAGAGCAAAGAGTACTACCTTGAACCACTAAACAACCTGGCCAATATTTATCTCTATTTGGGCAACGATTCATTGGCCATGAAATATTACCAGAAGGTAGGCAAGTTGGCTGATTCGCTCAACTATCAAAGCATGCAGGCTACTGCACTTATCAATATTGGTAATTTATATTATGAGAATAATGAAAATGATAAAGCCTTAAAATACACAAAGGCAGCAAATGCACTCCTCGGGGGACAATACGAATCTTATCTACATTCCATTATATACCTGAATCTTGGCTTAATACACCGAAATCTGGGGAACGCCAAAGTTTCCTACAAAGAAATTAGCAAGTCAATTGAGCTGGCGCGCAAGTTTCATATTTACGATGTACTTGGTGAGGGATGTATGGAGATGGCCCGGTACTACGAAAATCACAATCAATTTCATCTGGCTGCCAAATATGCGAATGAAGCGTATCAGCTTGCTGTCAATAATAACATGTTGAACCTCTTACCCGAAACCAGCAAGCTGATTGCTGATAACTATCGGGCGGCAGGGAACACAGGCAAGGCGTTGAAATTCTATGATTTGTACAGTAAGTATAACGCTCAGTATCAGGACACCATCAATAATAAGACAACGCGTAATTTTGCTTTCCTTTATGAATTACAGAAAAAGGAAACGGCCAATAAAATCCTGATGCAGCGTCAGCAGCTTGACAAACAGGTGCTGACTAATGTCCGTCTGAAGCTGGAACAACAGCGAATACTGATTTTTCTGTCGATTATTACCATCATCAGCGTACTGCTGATATCCATTCTCTTGTACTATCGTTCCCGGTTAAAATCGAGACTGAACAACGCGCTGATTTCAAATAATAACGAAATAACAGAGCAAAATAAGTTACTCGAAAAGGAGAATGCCTTCAAGAATAAACTCATCTCAATTATTTCGCATGATATCAAAAGTCCGATGATGTCGCTCTATAATATTTTGGAATTGCTTTCCGTCGATGAATTGTCGGAAGAAGAGAAGCGCGAACTCATTCGGGATAATATACAGCTGACCGACAGGGCGTTGAATATGGTAGAAGATCTCCTGTCATGGACACGGCAGCAGCTGAATACAACAACTGTGCATTATACAACGATTAATGTGTATGATTTGGGTAACGAAATCATCACATTCTTTCAGCCTGATGCCCGGGAAATGAATATCAATCTGGTGAATGCCTGTTCACCTGAAACTACAGTTTACAGTGATTACCAAATGTTGAAGATGGTCATTCGCAATCTGTTTTCCAATGCTTTGAAATTTACCCCATCGGGCGGTTATATTGAGATGGGAGTTTCGAAAACCAATGGCCATGTTATTTTATATGTCACCGATACAGGTGTCGGAATCAAACCAGAAGACCAATATAAAATCTTCAGCGAAGAGAAGTATTTTACCACCAATGGTGTTCGGGGTGAACGTGGAAACGGACTAGGCCTGAAGCTTTGCCGAAATTTCGTGGAAAAAAGTGGTGGCAAAATATGGCTGGAGAGCAAGGCTGGTAAAGGTTCTACTTTCTTTATCGAAATCAAGCGAGCCAGCAATTCTCCTTCCGTTCAGAAATAA
- a CDS encoding Lrp/AsnC family transcriptional regulator has protein sequence MTHKHHLDEIDLKILDIISQNARIPFKDVAAECGISRAAVHQRVNRMIEMQVITGSGYNIDPKKVDYHTCTYIGIFLDKGELYHKVARELMSIREIVECHYTTGQYAIFAKVYARNNEHLKEILNDKIQRISGITSTETFISLEETFNRQVPIYKD, from the coding sequence ATGACACATAAACACCATCTCGACGAAATCGATCTGAAAATACTGGATATTATCAGTCAAAATGCCCGTATACCCTTTAAGGATGTTGCTGCTGAATGCGGAATCTCCCGTGCGGCTGTGCACCAACGGGTCAATCGAATGATTGAGATGCAGGTCATCACCGGGTCAGGTTACAATATCGATCCGAAGAAAGTAGATTACCACACCTGTACGTATATTGGAATTTTCCTGGACAAAGGAGAGTTATACCATAAAGTTGCCCGGGAATTAATGTCGATTCGCGAAATTGTTGAGTGTCATTATACCACAGGTCAGTACGCGATTTTCGCTAAGGTTTATGCCCGGAATAACGAGCATCTGAAAGAAATTCTGAACGATAAGATCCAACGAATTTCCGGAATTACCAGTACAGAAACCTTTATTTCGCTGGAAGAGACATTCAACCGACAAGTTCCTATTTATAAGGATTAG
- a CDS encoding ABC-F family ATP-binding cassette domain-containing protein: protein MISVEDLHLEFGGFELFKQISFVVNPRDRIGLVGRNGAGKSTLLKIFSGQMQPSSGRVVKPGDFRIGYLPQHMVTADGKTVMEEAVTAFDEIVGLEKRIEHLNHQLATREDYESEGYHKIIEEVTEANDRFQLLGGGNFHADIEQTLVGLGFKRSDFNRQTTEFSGGWRMRIELAKILLAKPNVFLLDEPTNHLDIESIQWLENFLKDYAGAVVLVSHDRAFLDNVTNRTVEISLGNVYDYKVSYSKYVELRKERREQQMAAYRNQQKMIQDTEDFIERFRYKATKAVQVQSRIKQLEKIDRIEIDEEDVRSLNIKFPPSPRSGTVVFEAKQMSKSYGDNLVLKDVDLTIERGNRVAFVGKNGEGKTTLARIIMQELEFTGHAKLGHNVKIGYFAQNQASLLDESATAFDIIDRIAVGDVRTKIRDILGAFMFSGEDVDKKVKVLSGGERSRLAMIRLLLEPVNFLVLDEPTNHLDMHSKDILKQALQDYDGTLLLVSHDREFLDGLVDVVYEFRDKKVKQHLGGIYEFLRRKKMDSLKELERKNNQPAQPVVEKEEPKNDGPELSYEERKEVNRTISRLEKQLSEAESKITSLETEIEEMDGRLANPDNEDMEQLLSTYSRKKEDLDKEMENWEKTTEELEEWNAKKTW from the coding sequence ATGATTTCAGTCGAAGATCTACACCTCGAATTTGGTGGATTTGAATTATTCAAGCAGATAAGTTTTGTCGTGAATCCGCGGGACCGGATTGGTCTGGTTGGACGAAATGGTGCCGGTAAATCGACACTGCTGAAAATTTTCTCCGGGCAAATGCAACCCAGCTCCGGCAGGGTGGTAAAACCGGGAGATTTTCGCATTGGCTATTTACCGCAGCACATGGTGACAGCCGATGGAAAAACGGTGATGGAAGAAGCGGTTACGGCCTTCGATGAAATCGTAGGACTGGAAAAACGTATCGAGCATCTGAATCATCAGTTGGCTACCCGCGAAGATTATGAGTCGGAGGGGTACCACAAAATCATCGAGGAAGTTACCGAAGCGAATGACCGTTTTCAACTGCTGGGAGGTGGTAATTTTCATGCCGATATTGAGCAAACGCTGGTTGGTCTCGGATTTAAACGTTCGGATTTCAATCGACAAACTACGGAGTTTTCCGGAGGTTGGCGAATGCGTATCGAACTTGCTAAGATTTTGCTGGCTAAGCCGAATGTCTTTCTGCTCGATGAGCCGACGAACCACCTGGATATCGAATCGATTCAATGGCTGGAGAATTTCCTGAAAGATTACGCCGGTGCAGTTGTGTTGGTTTCACACGACCGCGCATTTCTCGATAATGTGACCAACCGGACGGTGGAAATCTCGCTGGGAAATGTGTACGATTACAAAGTCAGTTACTCGAAATATGTTGAGTTGCGCAAAGAGCGCCGCGAACAGCAGATGGCCGCTTACCGCAATCAGCAAAAAATGATTCAGGACACAGAAGACTTTATCGAGCGTTTTCGCTACAAGGCAACCAAAGCGGTCCAGGTGCAGTCACGCATCAAGCAGCTGGAAAAGATCGACCGCATCGAAATCGACGAAGAGGATGTTCGTTCGCTGAATATTAAGTTTCCGCCGTCGCCTCGTTCCGGTACCGTGGTTTTCGAGGCAAAGCAGATGAGCAAAAGTTACGGTGATAACCTGGTGTTGAAAGATGTTGATTTGACCATCGAGCGGGGGAACCGCGTGGCCTTTGTCGGGAAAAACGGCGAAGGGAAAACCACGCTGGCGCGGATCATCATGCAGGAACTGGAGTTTACCGGTCATGCCAAGTTGGGACATAATGTGAAAATCGGATATTTTGCCCAGAACCAGGCTTCTTTGCTGGATGAGAGTGCTACGGCATTCGATATCATCGACCGGATTGCTGTTGGTGATGTCCGGACGAAAATCCGGGATATTCTAGGCGCCTTCATGTTCAGCGGCGAAGATGTCGATAAGAAAGTGAAGGTGCTTTCCGGTGGTGAACGCTCTCGCTTAGCGATGATTCGTTTGTTGCTGGAACCGGTGAACTTCCTGGTACTCGATGAGCCGACGAACCACCTGGATATGCACTCGAAAGATATCCTGAAACAAGCGCTTCAGGATTACGATGGAACCTTGTTACTCGTTTCGCATGACCGTGAATTTCTAGATGGTCTGGTGGATGTGGTTTACGAGTTTCGTGATAAGAAAGTGAAGCAGCATCTTGGCGGTATTTATGAATTCCTCCGTCGGAAGAAGATGGATTCGCTGAAAGAATTAGAGAGGAAGAACAATCAGCCTGCACAGCCGGTCGTTGAAAAAGAAGAACCGAAAAATGATGGTCCCGAACTTAGTTACGAGGAACGGAAAGAAGTAAATCGGACCATTTCGCGTCTGGAAAAACAACTAAGCGAAGCAGAGTCGAAAATTACTTCGCTGGAAACCGAGATTGAAGAGATGGACGGGCGGTTAGCTAATCCTGATAATGAAGATATGGAGCAATTGCTCTCAACTTATTCCCGGAAAAAGGAAGATCTGGATAAAGAGATGGAAAACTGGGAGAAAACAACAGAAGAACTGGAAGAATGGAACGCAAAAAAAACGTGGTAA
- a CDS encoding IMP dehydrogenase — protein MAQYYNEVSRTFNEYLLIPGLTTKECTPNNVSLNAPLVKYRKGETPSLQLNIPFVSAIMQSVSDHNLAIALARNGGLSFIFGSQPIDTQAEMVRRVKKFKAGFVISDSNLTPKHTLADIIALKRRTGHSTVGITNDGTPNGVLMGVVTSRDYRVSRDSLDKPVKEFMTPFSDLFVGKLGISLNEANDIIWDNKLNSLPIIDENQKLQYFVFRKDYDDHKDNPNELSDSSKKLMVGAGINTRDYKERVPALLEAGVDVMCIDSSDGFSEWQGETLQYIKKTYGDDVKVGAGNVVDKEGFRYLVEAGADFVKVGIGGGSICITRETKGIGRGQATALIEVAEARDEYFRETGIYVPISSDGGIVHDYHMVLALAMGADFLMMGRYFARFDESPTRKLKIGSNYMKEYWGEGSNRARNWQRYDMGGSENLKFEEGVDSYVPYAGKLKDNLDITLGKIKSTMCSCGVLSVKELQENGKITLVSSTSIVEGGAHDVVLKDQS, from the coding sequence ATGGCCCAGTATTATAACGAAGTATCCCGGACATTTAACGAGTACCTCCTGATTCCCGGACTCACAACGAAAGAGTGTACTCCCAATAATGTTTCGCTGAACGCTCCACTGGTCAAGTACCGGAAAGGAGAAACGCCTTCTCTCCAACTGAATATCCCGTTTGTTTCAGCCATTATGCAGTCGGTTTCCGACCATAACCTGGCAATTGCGCTGGCGCGGAATGGAGGCTTGTCCTTCATTTTTGGTTCTCAGCCGATTGATACGCAAGCTGAAATGGTGCGGAGAGTGAAAAAATTCAAAGCTGGTTTCGTGATAAGTGACTCAAATCTCACTCCCAAACATACGCTGGCTGATATTATTGCATTGAAGAGAAGAACCGGTCACTCTACGGTAGGAATTACCAACGATGGAACTCCTAACGGCGTTCTGATGGGAGTTGTGACCAGTCGCGATTATCGCGTTTCCAGAGACAGTCTCGACAAACCGGTAAAAGAGTTTATGACTCCGTTTTCAGATTTATTTGTCGGTAAATTGGGGATTTCGCTGAACGAAGCCAATGATATTATCTGGGACAACAAGTTGAATAGTCTTCCGATTATCGATGAAAATCAAAAGCTGCAGTACTTCGTATTCCGTAAGGATTATGACGATCATAAGGATAATCCCAACGAATTGTCAGACAGCAGTAAAAAGTTGATGGTCGGTGCCGGTATCAATACCCGTGATTATAAGGAACGGGTTCCTGCTCTTCTCGAAGCTGGTGTCGATGTGATGTGTATTGATTCATCCGACGGTTTCTCCGAGTGGCAGGGTGAAACGCTTCAATACATTAAGAAGACGTACGGCGACGATGTAAAGGTGGGAGCCGGAAACGTGGTCGATAAAGAAGGTTTCCGTTATTTAGTAGAAGCTGGCGCTGATTTCGTGAAAGTTGGAATCGGTGGCGGCTCGATTTGTATTACCCGCGAAACAAAAGGAATTGGTCGTGGCCAGGCAACGGCATTGATTGAAGTTGCTGAAGCCCGCGATGAGTATTTCCGGGAAACCGGTATTTACGTCCCGATTAGTAGTGACGGCGGCATTGTGCACGATTATCACATGGTATTGGCGCTGGCTATGGGAGCTGACTTCCTGATGATGGGACGCTACTTCGCCCGCTTCGACGAAAGTCCGACCCGTAAGTTGAAAATAGGTAGCAACTACATGAAGGAATACTGGGGCGAAGGGTCGAACCGTGCCCGCAACTGGCAGCGTTACGATATGGGCGGCAGTGAAAACCTGAAGTTCGAGGAAGGCGTTGACAGCTACGTGCCGTATGCCGGAAAACTGAAGGACAACCTGGATATTACCCTGGGAAAAATCAAATCGACCATGTGCAGCTGCGGTGTTTTGTCGGTGAAAGAGTTGCAGGAAAATGGTAAGATTACATTGGTTTCATCGACCAGTATTGTGGAAGGTGGTGCGCACGATGTGGTTTTGAAAGATCAATCGTAG
- a CDS encoding MarR family winged helix-turn-helix transcriptional regulator, translated as MKTEKPICQLLGQVARLYKNKLFARFKKKDVDITFEQFAILSSLNSGKEFTQQDLANQMHKDKSIILRQINVLIDKNYIKRTQNEQDKRKKTLILTDEGFKTLEQAQNLVQNVLDELLLGISKDELSVFRHVLEKIQENSEPNDSNCQC; from the coding sequence ATGAAAACAGAAAAACCCATCTGTCAACTGCTTGGACAAGTCGCACGGCTTTATAAAAACAAGTTGTTTGCCAGGTTTAAGAAAAAAGATGTTGATATCACATTTGAACAGTTTGCCATTCTGAGTTCACTGAATTCAGGGAAAGAATTCACACAACAGGACCTGGCCAACCAAATGCACAAAGACAAATCTATTATACTCCGACAAATCAATGTATTAATCGACAAAAACTATATAAAAAGAACCCAAAATGAACAGGACAAACGTAAGAAAACGTTGATTCTAACCGACGAAGGATTCAAAACGTTGGAACAAGCCCAAAATCTTGTACAGAACGTACTTGACGAACTTCTTCTGGGAATCAGCAAGGATGAGCTATCCGTCTTCAGACATGTACTGGAGAAAATACAGGAAAACAGTGAACCGAATGACAGCAATTGCCAATGCTAA